AGATCCGTCATGGCCTGCGTCAGCCTGGTGGCAGGAGCGCTCGTCGCGCTGTCCGGCACCACGGCCCAGGCGGCCACCACCACCCGCTACGAGGCCGAGACCTCCCCGGCGGTCTGCGCCGGCACCATCGACTCCGACTGGACCGGCTACTCCGGCAGCGGATTCTGCAACGGCACCAACGCGACCAGTGGATACGCCCAGTTCACCGTGAACGCGGCCACGGCCGGCACGGCGACGCTGAACGTCCGCTTCGCCAACGGCACCACCACGGCCCGCCCGGCCTCCCTGGTCGTCAACGGCACGACCGTGCAGACGCCGTCCTTCGAGGCCACCGGTGCCTGGACGACCTGGGTCACCAAGACGCTCACGGTGTCCCTCAACGCGGGCAGCAACACCGTCCGGCTCACCCCGACCACCGCGGTCGGCCTCCCCAACGTCGACTACCTGGAGGCGACGACCGCCGACAGCACCACACCCCCGGCCGGCGGCGCGCTCTACGTCTCACCGAGCGGCACGGACGGCGCGGCCGGCACCCAGTCGGCCCCGACCACCCTCACCTCGGCGATCAGCCGGGTCACCGCGGGCGGCACGATCTACCTGCGCGGCGGGACGTACGCCCAGTCGTCGACGGTCACCGTCCCGGCGACCAGCAGCGGCACGGCGAGCGCGCTCACCACCCTGTCCGCCTACCCGGGTGAGACGCCGGTCCTCAACTTCTCGGCGCAGAGCGAGAGTTCGTCGAACCGCGGGCTCCAGCTGTTCGGCTCGTACTGGCATGTCTACGGCATCGTCGTCGAACACGCCGGTGACAACGGGATCTACGTCGGCGGCAGTGACAACGTCATCGAGCGCACCGTCACCCGGTACAACCACGACACCGGGCTCCAGCTCGGCCGGATCGCCTCCAGCACGCCCGCCGCGCAGTGGCCGTCCGACAACCTGATCCTCTCCGCCGAGTCGCACGACAACGCCGACTCCGACGGCGAGGACGCCGACGGCTTCGCCGCGAAGCTCACCACCGGAACCGGCAATGTCTTCCGGTACGCCGTCTCGCACCACAACATCGACGACGGCTGGGACCTCTACACCAAGACGGACACCGGAGCCATCGGTCCGGTGACCGTCGAGGACTCCCTCTCCTACAACAACGGCACCCTCTCCGACGGCACCGTGAACACCAACGGCGACCGCAACGGCTACAAGCTCGGCGGCGACGACATCGCCGTCAACCACGTCGTACGGCGCAGCATCGCCTACCGCAACGGCCATCACGGGTTCACGTACAACAGCAACCCGGGCTCCATGGCCGTGTCGAACAACCTGAGCATCGACAACGCCGAGCGCAACTACTCGTGGGATGCGGGGACCTCGGTGTTCCGTACCAACACGTCCTGCCGGTACAACGCCAGCGGCTCCAACGACAAGACCATCGGCGACGCCGACAGCACCAACCAGTTCTGGACCGGCACCAACGGCTCCCGGTGCGCCTCCTCCTACGGCGGCGCCCTTGCCTGGTCCTTCGCCTCGAACGGCCAGCTGGTGGTGACACTGGGCGGCAGCAGGGTGACGCTGTAGCAAGCGGTCGGTACGGGTGCGAGGGGCCTCCCCTCGCACCCGTACACGGTGTCCAGCCGAGTCCAGCCGTGTCTAGCCGTCGATGTCGAGCGCCGTCCCGTACAGCCGGTCCACCTTCAGCCGGAGGACCACCCGGCGCTCGGCGACCTGCTGCTCCAGGAACGCGTCCTCGTCCTCGGGCCGCGCGTCCGCCGGGATCATCCCGAGCAGCTCCCGTCCGACCGCGTCACCGGGGACCGTCGTGACCCCGGAGACCTCGGCCTCGCCCTCGGCGACGGCGAACGACCACACGTCGTCGCCCGGTACGTGCAGGGCGGCATGCGGGTCGCGGCGCAGGTGCTGGACCTTGATGCGGTCGACCGTCGTCGAGAACCGCACGATCCGGGCGTCGGCGTCCCAGCTGTAGACCATCGTGGTCAGGTGCGGGTGACCGGTACGCCGGACAGTGGCGAGCGTGCCGAACCGCTGCCGTCCGAGCAGTTCGGAGAGCGCTTCGTCGGACAATGTGCGAGGTGCGGGCCCTTGAGTCATGCCGTGATCAACTCCCTTGACCCCTTGGGTATTTCAATTCACCTGATGGCTCCGTCGGGGATCCTGTGACGGACGGGGCGTTCAAAAAGGGGTGGACGCCCCCGGGATACTGGTTGTCATGGCCGTCACCCAGCAGCTTGCCCGAGTCTCTGCGGAGTATCTCGCCGACTGCCGGACACACGCCGAGGAGTCCTTCGAAGGCGATCACCAGTGCAACCCGCCGGCGGCCGACTGCCTCGACCTGGACCGGGCGCCGGCCATGCTGGAACGTGTCTGCGAGATCGCCGGAGTCGGCGAATTGCACCTCGCCGTGCTCAGGCGGGCCACCAACGGCGGTGTGGCGATGCTGCCACTCGACAGTGATCGGCGGGGGCGGGTATGTCGGCACAGTTGTTCACCTTGATCGGTGTGCTGGTCGGGGCGGCGGCCTCGTACGTCGGTGGGGCCCTGATGGAGCGGGCCCGATGGCGGCGCCAGCTCACCACGAGGTGGGACGAACACCGTCTGGACTGCTATCTGCGCTATGCCGACGCGGTGAAGCGGTTCACGTCACTGGCGGGCCGGCTGGCGGCGGGGAAGGGCCTTTTCCCTCTTCCTCAGCCACTCGCCGAGGAAGCCGGTCTGGAGCTGATGGCGGAAGTCGAACTGGAGCGCGGCTACGCCTTCGAGGCCGTCCTCCTCATGGGCGACGCGGAAACCATCTCGGCGGCCAGAGCGCTTCAGCGCCACGCCTGGGTCCTGGAACAGTTCGTTCGCGACATGCGCCCCGGCACACCGGACGACTGGATGAAGGCGTTCCGTGAGTTCCAGGAGAAGCGCGACGAGTTCTACGTAGCCGCCCGCGACAGCCTGGGCGTGCACGCCAAGTTCCGGCTGCGCTCGGACGATCCCGCCCTCCTCGCCACCGATCCCCGCCATATGTAGACGATCCCCGGCTACGGGTCGTCGAGGCGGGGCTTCGAGGCGTTCGGCCTCGCGGGTGCCGGTCAGTTCGCCGACGGGCCGGTCAGGGAGTCGAGTTCGGCTGTGAAGAGCAGGGTCGGGTCGAAGCCCATTCCGGTGAAGTGGCCCGCCAGTTCGAGGGACAGGACGCCGTGCAGGCGGGTCCAGCAGGTCAGGGCCCGCTGGAGGGCGGCGGGCGGGGCGGCGTGGCCGTTCGTCCACTGGTCGCCGAGGCCTTCGAGGTGGGTGGCGAGCGGGGTCGGCGGACCGTCGGCGGGCAGGTCGGCGCAGGCGTCGAGCAGGGCCGTCATGATCTCGGACGCGATCGTGGTGACGTCGTCGGGCGCGTGGTAGCCCGGGACGGGTGTGCCGTAGACGAGGAAGTACCGGTGGGGATCGTCCAGCGCCCAGTCGCGCAGTGTGTGGGCCAGTCCGGTCAGGCCGCCGCCGGCGGCCGAGGTGGTGCGGAAGGCGTCGGCGAGGCTTCGGTACGCGTCCCGGACGAGCTCGGTGATCAGCTCGTCGCGGCCGGCGAAGTACCGGTACAGCGCGGGTCCGCTCATCCCCATCTGCTTGGCGATCGCGTTGAGGGAGAGCGCCGACGCCCCCGCCGTGGCGATCTGCTCCCACGCGCGCTCCTTGACCTCCGCACGCACCTGGGCGCGATAGCGCTCCCGCGGGGTCGTCGTGCCCGTCTCGGCCATGGCCTGCCGCCACCTCTCCGCTCTCACGCACTCGCGTCTACATCCCCAAGATTTAGTTAGAGGCTATCACGAAGGTTATTGACACTCTCCTTGGATCTGCGTTACAACTTCTAACGAACGCAAGCACAAGTAACGCTCACTGGAGGTCGTCATGAACGCCGAGGGACTCGTCGAGGTCGTCCTGCCGGGCAAGGTCGAGCCGGAAGGGCTGCGGATCCGGCACGGAGCCGTCCCCACCCCGGGCCCCGGGCAGGTGCTGATCCGGATGGAGGCGACCGGGGTCTCCTTCGCCGAACAGCAGATGCGCCGCGGCCGCTACTACGACCAGCCGCCGTTCCCCTTCGTCCCCGGCTACGACCTGGTCGGCACGGTGCTGACGACCGGTGAGGGCGTCGAGCCCGGCCTGGCCGGCACCCGGGTGGCCGCACTGCTCAAGGTCGGCGGCTGGTCCAGCCATGTGCTCGTCGACGCCGCCGACGTGGTGCCGGTGCCCGTCGGGATCGACGCGGCGGAGGCGGAGACCCTGGTGCTCAACGGCATCACCGCCTGGCAGATGCTGCACCGCAAGGCACGGGTCCGCGCGGGCGGCACCATCGTCGTGCACGGCGCCAACGGTGGCGTCGGCTCGGTCCTGGTCCAGCTGGCCCGGGCCGCCGGCATGCGGGTGATCGGCACGGCGTCCACGCGCCACCACGACGCCCTGCGCCAACAGGGAGTCACCCCCGTCGACTACCGCACCGACAACCTGGCCGCGCGGATCCGCGAACTCGCCCCCGGTGGCGTGGACGCCGTCTTCGACCACGTCGGCGGCCGGGGCATCGTCGACTCCTGGCGCCTGCTCGCCCCCGGCGGCACGCTCGTCTCGTACGGCACCGCCTCCACGCGGGACGACGAGGGGTCCAAGCAGTGGCCGGTGCTGAAGCTGCTCGGCCGGCTGTGGCTGTGGAACGCGCTGCCCAACCGTCGCCGCGCCTACTTCTTCAACGTCTGGGCCGGCCGCGCCCTGGCCAAGAACCGCTTCCGCGCCCGCCTGCGGAGCGACCTCACCGAGCTCTTCGCCGCCCTCCAGCGCGGTGATGTGACGCCCCGGATCGCGGCCCGGCTCCCGCTCACCGAGGTCGCCGAGGCCCTCCGTCTGGCCGAGTCCGGAACGGTCGCGGGCAAGGTCGTCCTCCACCCGTAGGGGGCCTTCACCCGTAGGCGTCCTCCGCCCGTGTCTGGGGGCGCTCGCACCCCGCGCCCCGCGCCCCGTACTCCTCGCACGCCCCACGCCCCACGCCCCACGCCCCACGCCCCACGCCCCACGCCCACCGGCCACCAGGCCACCAAGCCATCAGACCAAGGGAAACCTCATGCTCGGCACCAGGACATCGACGTACGCACTTCCGCTCGCACTCGCCGTCGTCGGCACCCTCGCCGCCACCACCCCGGCCGCCCAGGCCGCGCCCGCCCAGGCCGCGTCCGCCCCGACCACCGCCCACCACAGCGGTGCCTCCCAGTGCCGAGGACGGGGGGTGGACGCCTCCGCCCGTATCCGCTACCACTCCGACGTGGTGATCAAGGCGCCGCTGAGTACCGTCTGGAAGCTCCAGACCGATGTCGAACGCTGGCCGTCCTGGCAGTCGCCCGTCCTCACCGCCGAACGCCTCGACCCCGGCCGGCTCGGGAGGGGTTCGCGGTTCCGCTGGACCACCCCGGCGCCCGCCACGCCCAACACCCCCGCCACCACCCTCGAGATCACCTCCACCGTCCGGCAACTCCAGCGCGGGGCCTGCGTCCTGTGGAGCGGACCCGCGATCGGCCAGGGCCTGCGGATCGACGAGGGCGTCCACCTGTGGACCTTCACCGAGGTCAAGGGCGGTGTCCGCGTCCACACCGAGGAGACCTGGACCGGCGCCCAGGTCGAAGCCGACGTCCCCACCGCGACCGCGGCACTCGGCGCGGGCCTCGAAGCCTGGCTCCACGACCTGAAGACCACCGCCGAACACCGCCGGAGGTAACGGCGACCGCGTGCGAACCTCTACGCCGGGACCCGGTACGAGCCGGTGTGGCGAGTGTGGCGCAGGTCACGGGAAGTCGGTGTCGAGTGCCGGACAGCTCATTGAGGTGAGCACTCATATGCGTACCCGGGTACGGGCCGGGGAGTCGAGCGCGTTCGCGGAGTTGTTCGACGACTACGCCCGCGCCGTCTACAACCATGCCTTCCGGCTGACCGCCGACTGGTCGACGGCCGAGGACGTGATGGCCGCGACGTTCATGGAGGCGTGGCGGCTGCGCGACCGGGTCGACCCCGAGGGCGGCTCCCTGCGGCCCTGGCTGCTGGGCATCGCCACCAACACCGCCCGCAACCAGTACCGCAGCAACCGGCGGTACCGGGCGGCGGCCGGCGCCGCCGCGGCGGCCGAACTGTCCGTCCCCGACCACGCCGACGAGGTCGCCGACCGGATCGACGACCGGCGGCGGCTCGCGACGGCCCTCACGGCCCTGGCCGGTCTGCGCAGACCGGAGCGCGAGGTCGTGGCGCTCTGTCTGGGGGAGGGGCTGGACTACGAGGCCGCGGCCGAAGCCCTGGGGATCCCGGTCGGCACCGTCGCCTCCCGTCTCTCCCGGGCCCGCAAGAAGCTGCGGGCGCTCGCCGCGGACGAACCGGCCCGCCGCCCGGCGCCCGACCGGACGCATGACCGGACGCCCGACCGGACGCATGACCGGACGCCCGACCGGACGTCCGAGAAAGTCCGCGGAAATCGGGAAGGCGGCCGCATCGGCCGACAGGTAAGAGGCGATCACGCAAACGTGGTCCGGCCCGCGCAGGGAGGAAACCGATGAACGCGAACACGTCCCGGCAGAGTCCGGCCGAGGGGGCGGAGAGCGCACAGCTCTTCGCCCGGACGGCGCGTGACCTGCCGACGGGCCGTCACCAGTTCCACAAGGAGCGTCTGATGGCCCAGATTCACGAAGCGCGACAGGAAGAGCGCACGGCGGCGGCCGCCCCGGGCGGCACCCGGCGGCTGCGGCTGCCGCGCCCGGCGATCACGCTGCCCGTGCTGGCCGCCGCACTGGCCGGCGTGGTCGTCGTCGGGGTGGCGAGGACCGGGGGCGACGGGGTCAGGGACGGCGGTGTCGCCACCGGACCGGCCCTGACCACGACCGTCGGCGTCGCCACCACCAAGGGCCTGCCCCAGCTGCTCGACCAGATCTCGCTGGCGGCCGCCGAGGACGACCACCCGGTGGCCAAGCCCGGTCAGTACATCTACATCGAGTCCAAGTCGGCCGACACCTTCCTGAAGACCGTCGACGACAAGACCACCCTGGCCAGTCACCAGCTGCACACCCGTCAGCTGTGGGACTCCCCGGACGGCACCAAGGGCTGGCTCATCGACCCCGCCGTCAACGACAGCCCCGAGGGCGAGACCCTGAGCCTCCCCGACGAACTGGGCAACACCCCGAAGGCGCACCTGGGCGCCCCGTCGTACGACTACCTGGCCAAGCTGACCACCGACCCCGACGAGCTGCTCGCCAAGATCTACAAGGAGACCGAGGGCCAGGGAAACACCCCGGACCAGCAGGCCTTCACCACCATCGGCGATCTGCTCTCCGAGAGCTACCCGCCGGCGGAGCTGTACTCGGCGCTGTTCAAGGCCGCCGCGAAGATCCCCGGTGTCGTGGTCGTGAACGACGCGGTGGACGCGGTCGGCCGGCACGGGGTGGCGGTGGCCCGGCTGGACGAGGCCAGCGGCCAGCGCGAGGAGTGGATCTTCGACACGAAGACCCACGTCTTCCTCGGTGAGCGCTCGGTCCAGGTGAAGCGGCTCAGCGGGACGGACGCCCTGATCAAGCCCGGCACGGTCACGTACACCAGCGCCATCCTGAACCGGGCGATCGTCGACGGCATCAAGCAGACGCCGTCCCAGGCCGGCTGAGCCGAGTACGCGATCAGCGGGTGACGTCGAAGACGGCGGCACGGGACACGAACGCCGTGCCCCCGTCCTTGGCGGTCGCCAGCGCCGAGACGTGCCAGCTGCCCCGGGGCAGCTCGGCCGCCTCCGCCGCGGTGACCTTCACCGTGTAGGTGCAGCGTGCCTTCTCGGCCGAAACGCTCCGGCACACGGCACTCTCCACGTCCCGCAGGTCGTCCTCGGTCGGGTCGAGCTTCGAACTCACGGGCCATGCGATGACCTTGAGGCCCCGGACGCCCGAGTCGTCACTCACGTCCGCGGTGAAGGTGAGTGCGCCCGCACTGCCGTCGGACGGGGCGACATAGCGG
The sequence above is a segment of the Streptomyces asoensis genome. Coding sequences within it:
- a CDS encoding TetR/AcrR family transcriptional regulator produces the protein MAETGTTTPRERYRAQVRAEVKERAWEQIATAGASALSLNAIAKQMGMSGPALYRYFAGRDELITELVRDAYRSLADAFRTTSAAGGGLTGLAHTLRDWALDDPHRYFLVYGTPVPGYHAPDDVTTIASEIMTALLDACADLPADGPPTPLATHLEGLGDQWTNGHAAPPAALQRALTCWTRLHGVLSLELAGHFTGMGFDPTLLFTAELDSLTGPSAN
- a CDS encoding DUF5707 domain-containing protein, producing MSKRVLVSSIVGVVVLGGVAAGGLAMAYGATEPTVANGSARYVAPSDGSAGALTFTADVSDDSGVRGLKVIAWPVSSKLDPTEDDLRDVESAVCRSVSAEKARCTYTVKVTAAEAAELPRGSWHVSALATAKDGGTAFVSRAAVFDVTR
- a CDS encoding RNA polymerase sigma factor; this translates as MRTRVRAGESSAFAELFDDYARAVYNHAFRLTADWSTAEDVMAATFMEAWRLRDRVDPEGGSLRPWLLGIATNTARNQYRSNRRYRAAAGAAAAAELSVPDHADEVADRIDDRRRLATALTALAGLRRPEREVVALCLGEGLDYEAAAEALGIPVGTVASRLSRARKKLRALAADEPARRPAPDRTHDRTPDRTHDRTPDRTSEKVRGNREGGRIGRQVRGDHANVVRPAQGGNR
- a CDS encoding SRPBCC family protein gives rise to the protein MLGTRTSTYALPLALAVVGTLAATTPAAQAAPAQAASAPTTAHHSGASQCRGRGVDASARIRYHSDVVIKAPLSTVWKLQTDVERWPSWQSPVLTAERLDPGRLGRGSRFRWTTPAPATPNTPATTLEITSTVRQLQRGACVLWSGPAIGQGLRIDEGVHLWTFTEVKGGVRVHTEETWTGAQVEADVPTATAALGAGLEAWLHDLKTTAEHRRR
- a CDS encoding pyridoxamine 5'-phosphate oxidase family protein; this translates as MTQGPAPRTLSDEALSELLGRQRFGTLATVRRTGHPHLTTMVYSWDADARIVRFSTTVDRIKVQHLRRDPHAALHVPGDDVWSFAVAEGEAEVSGVTTVPGDAVGRELLGMIPADARPEDEDAFLEQQVAERRVVLRLKVDRLYGTALDIDG
- a CDS encoding carbohydrate-binding protein; translation: MQLRSVMACVSLVAGALVALSGTTAQAATTTRYEAETSPAVCAGTIDSDWTGYSGSGFCNGTNATSGYAQFTVNAATAGTATLNVRFANGTTTARPASLVVNGTTVQTPSFEATGAWTTWVTKTLTVSLNAGSNTVRLTPTTAVGLPNVDYLEATTADSTTPPAGGALYVSPSGTDGAAGTQSAPTTLTSAISRVTAGGTIYLRGGTYAQSSTVTVPATSSGTASALTTLSAYPGETPVLNFSAQSESSSNRGLQLFGSYWHVYGIVVEHAGDNGIYVGGSDNVIERTVTRYNHDTGLQLGRIASSTPAAQWPSDNLILSAESHDNADSDGEDADGFAAKLTTGTGNVFRYAVSHHNIDDGWDLYTKTDTGAIGPVTVEDSLSYNNGTLSDGTVNTNGDRNGYKLGGDDIAVNHVVRRSIAYRNGHHGFTYNSNPGSMAVSNNLSIDNAERNYSWDAGTSVFRTNTSCRYNASGSNDKTIGDADSTNQFWTGTNGSRCASSYGGALAWSFASNGQLVVTLGGSRVTL
- a CDS encoding medium chain dehydrogenase/reductase family protein codes for the protein MNAEGLVEVVLPGKVEPEGLRIRHGAVPTPGPGQVLIRMEATGVSFAEQQMRRGRYYDQPPFPFVPGYDLVGTVLTTGEGVEPGLAGTRVAALLKVGGWSSHVLVDAADVVPVPVGIDAAEAETLVLNGITAWQMLHRKARVRAGGTIVVHGANGGVGSVLVQLARAAGMRVIGTASTRHHDALRQQGVTPVDYRTDNLAARIRELAPGGVDAVFDHVGGRGIVDSWRLLAPGGTLVSYGTASTRDDEGSKQWPVLKLLGRLWLWNALPNRRRAYFFNVWAGRALAKNRFRARLRSDLTELFAALQRGDVTPRIAARLPLTEVAEALRLAESGTVAGKVVLHP
- a CDS encoding CU044_5270 family protein; this encodes MNANTSRQSPAEGAESAQLFARTARDLPTGRHQFHKERLMAQIHEARQEERTAAAAPGGTRRLRLPRPAITLPVLAAALAGVVVVGVARTGGDGVRDGGVATGPALTTTVGVATTKGLPQLLDQISLAAAEDDHPVAKPGQYIYIESKSADTFLKTVDDKTTLASHQLHTRQLWDSPDGTKGWLIDPAVNDSPEGETLSLPDELGNTPKAHLGAPSYDYLAKLTTDPDELLAKIYKETEGQGNTPDQQAFTTIGDLLSESYPPAELYSALFKAAAKIPGVVVVNDAVDAVGRHGVAVARLDEASGQREEWIFDTKTHVFLGERSVQVKRLSGTDALIKPGTVTYTSAILNRAIVDGIKQTPSQAG